CCATGAAAAAGGCCCTTCAGAAGGCCCTTTCCCGGTTTGACGGACTTGCAAAGGACGCAGCAGACATCGGCCTTTTCGGACGGATGATCGCCGCTGACAGTTCCCTGTCTGTTGATGGCGCGTCTATGTTCTCGCATGCCCTTTCGACGCATGAGGTCGATTCGGAGATCGATTACTTCACCGCGGTCGACGAGCGGAAACCTGTCGACAAGACCGGAGCGGGCATGGTCGAGGTGCTTGAATTCAACTCCGCCACTTATTACCGGTTCGCCGCATTAAACCTCACCATGCTTGCGCAGGAGGACCACTTTGGCAAGACGATGACCCAGGAAGAACGGAAGGCGGTCGTCATGGCGTTCATTCAGGGGTTTGTCAAGGCTGTGCCTTCCGCACGGAGGAACAGCATGAACGGCAATACCATGCCTGCGTATGTCCTCGGCGTGATTCGGGAGAAAGGGCACCCGCTCCAATTGGTCAACGCATTCGAGCGGCCGGTTTCAAAAACGGGGAAGGGGTATGTCCTGGAGTCTATACGCCGCATCAACGACGATTACTCGGACCTTGTTGAAACGTGGGGCATCGAGGCAGAATTCGCCGGGGTGACCGTCTCTGGGTACGGCCAGGCTGGCATGGAAAATAAACATGGATCAGTCGAGGTCATGAACCTTAACGACCTTATCGAGAGGATGGTAGACTATGTTGGATGATAATATCAGATATCTGGCGATACGGCTTCAGGGTCCCATGCAGTCATGGGGCCTTCAGAGCCGCTTCATGATGCGGGACACTGCATTGATGCCAACCAGGAGCGCCGTCATGGGGATGTGCTGTGCGGCGTTGGGCTATTCCCGGGGAGGCGATGAGGAAAAGCAGTTTATCCGGTCTTTCAACGATGTAAAAATGCTCGCAATATCCATACCCCGGTATAGAAGAGGACGGGTTCTTCCCGTGAAGAGGCTAACGGATTTTCACACTATCCTGGACACAATAACGGTGAATGAAGCGGATCTGGCCTTTGATGATCTTGCGAAACCGCAGAAGAAAGCAAAGAAACACACAGAAGAGAATGCGGGTGCCAAGGCGACGGTCATCACTCACCGTCAGTATCTCACGGATACATCTTTTGGAGTTGTCCTGCAAGGTGATGACATTTTGCTCCAGAGAATAGCTGAGGGCCTGCAGGATCCGGTCTGGGGAATATGGCTTGGCAGAAAGTGCTGTATTCCGACCGCCCCGGTGTATGCGGGTCTGTATGCAACACGCGGCGAGGCTGTCCAGTCATTGATCGGTGAAAGAAGCCTTGAAGAATTCACCAGGCAGGAAGACGCGGATAGTTTCAAAGAAGGAAACGATTCACTGATGGATGCACGGACGAGCTTTGTGTGCAGCGCCGGGACTTTCTCTCTAAGACGTGTAAAGACGACACAGGCTGCGGTCAAAAGTTAGGTCGTTTGTACATACATAACAAGGCGGGAACCTGCAGGAAT
The sequence above is a segment of the Syntrophorhabdaceae bacterium genome. Coding sequences within it:
- the cas7e gene encoding type I-E CRISPR-associated protein Cas7/Cse4/CasC; the protein is MKHLELHVLQSFPVSCLNRDDNNSPKSALFGGVLRGRVSSQCAKRACREEARDQFDSDGFFKGIRTKLIFDKISSRLQGLGESEEMAVALARKAGNYLGKVESDKDDRVKTMMFFSPNEFEKIAGSIYGLTPEEKEAAIKEPDPELEGAAAGRKNKKKEKVNGPMKKALQKALSRFDGLAKDAADIGLFGRMIAADSSLSVDGASMFSHALSTHEVDSEIDYFTAVDERKPVDKTGAGMVEVLEFNSATYYRFAALNLTMLAQEDHFGKTMTQEERKAVVMAFIQGFVKAVPSARRNSMNGNTMPAYVLGVIREKGHPLQLVNAFERPVSKTGKGYVLESIRRINDDYSDLVETWGIEAEFAGVTVSGYGQAGMENKHGSVEVMNLNDLIERMVDYVG
- the cas5e gene encoding type I-E CRISPR-associated protein Cas5/CasD encodes the protein MLDDNIRYLAIRLQGPMQSWGLQSRFMMRDTALMPTRSAVMGMCCAALGYSRGGDEEKQFIRSFNDVKMLAISIPRYRRGRVLPVKRLTDFHTILDTITVNEADLAFDDLAKPQKKAKKHTEENAGAKATVITHRQYLTDTSFGVVLQGDDILLQRIAEGLQDPVWGIWLGRKCCIPTAPVYAGLYATRGEAVQSLIGERSLEEFTRQEDADSFKEGNDSLMDARTSFVCSAGTFSLRRVKTTQAAVKS